In Pristis pectinata isolate sPriPec2 chromosome 7, sPriPec2.1.pri, whole genome shotgun sequence, the sequence AGAATGTAATGTGGGGAGTTGTGAGATCACCCACTTTGGTGCACCAAGTATTGGcctaaagaaattaaaaatctgcagaacaGCGAGCTGGAACAAGACAAGGACAGTGGACAAGTCGACAAAATAAATGTCTTAGTTCTCGCCAGGTGGGGGAAGAAGTGGAGGATGTTGTTTTCTGAATTAACTCTTGCTGGATTGAAATAATCGAAAGTGGATATAACCCAGGCCCTACCGATAACCTGCTGATCAGAGGTCATTCCCAACCAAGAAGTTATTTGTGAGATGCTCGTTGATAAGGCAGGAGAATCAACACGGCTTAAACGAGGAGTGGTCTGCGTCCGTGAACTGGAGTTGCTGAGCCCAGTGCCTGACTTGAAGTGGCTGTAATTAGTGTGAAGTGGCCTGATTCAGCAAAAAGGCAGAGGTCAGAGGCACGTCCTTGTCTGAGAGAAGAGCAGTGAGGGGGTGCcacctgtagccttgggccagaggcAGTGAGGGGTGGACACAGGATGTCCCGAAGCATCAGAGCCAACAGAATCGAAGTATAACAGTGCAGAACTGATAAGGGGGAAGAATAACAATGAAGGTTTTCGGAGGTAGAGCAACGAGAACTCAGGAGAACTTCGGGAAGACCAACCATCGCAAGGAAGACCTCCATGCTGGGAtcagggagaagaaggatcaattGTTTGACCAATGGGAGAGCCCCTATTTCAGTGTAAGTGAGAAATGGGTGAGTACTGGTACAAAAAGAACAATAGAATTCGGGAATTGTTGACCTGGGGTCAACATAACCAAGGTGGATATTTGCATTTGATATAATAAAGTTGATACAGTAAAGTTGCTAGTTGGAATTAATTAGGATTTGTGCAgtcatttagaacacagaacatagaacattacagcacagtacaggcccttcagtccacaatgttgtgctgacattttatcctgctctaagatctatctaagagcaggatcaaatgttggcacaacattgtttaACCTAACATTTATCTAACCTAAGGTAGTTGACCAAGGTAAGGGTCAACAAAAGCTAGAAATGCAGAGTATTTTTTGAAATGTTGCAGAttgtgtgcttgtacacaagtgaATGAGAGCCAATAAGCAGTTGCAACAAGGTTGCAAGCAAGTGGTCTGCCTTCATGATGGGACGATATCATTGCAGGAGTCAGACTGTCcgaggccttggtgagactgcacctggtgtacagttctggtctccttgccgAAGAAATGATCTCCTTACCAGAGAGAGAgcgcagtgaagattcaccagccaGTAGGTCTGGTCACCGGGCAGTAGGTTTgccatgtgaggagagattgggtagactTGGCTGATACATTCTAGAGTGTAGAAGAACGAAAGGAGATCTCAGTATAgagtgtagaacagtacagcacaggaacaggcccttcagcccaccatgtctgtgccgaccatgatggcaatctaaaccaatcccatcagcagttcatgtgtctgtctaaaggcctcttaaacattgttattgtatctgcccccaccaccactactggcagcctgttccaggcagctaccacttcctgtgtgtaaaaaattgtgtttttcttgtgaatgctgcttatctgatgctgtgtgcctgtgatgctgctgcaggtaagtttttcattgcacctgtgcacacatggacttgtgcagatgacaaaaaactcgactttgacttcgactTTGTCCTCTAGcgtctgacatttccaccctggggaaaagattctgactgtctaccctatctgtgccttatataaactcctatcaggtctcccctcagcctctgatgctccagagaaaacaacccacattttccaacttctccttacagcgaatactctcttctgcaccctctccacagtctccacgtccttcctgtaatggggcgaccagaaatgtacacaatactctaagtgcggtctaaccaaagctttatacagcaaGACCAGgttaggacagcagatttccGTTGTGAGTAACCTGAAAAAGTGTGTTAATCCAGAAACCAGAGTTTAAATCCTACCAAGACAGCTGTGAAAGTTAGCATCAGTTAATAGTCTGGAATATCATAGAAAAGAAACTGACTGTCTCAGCAATGGAGATCACAAAATGACTGACTGTTGTAATAActttctggttcactgatgtcttcCACAAGAGAAAATCTGCTCCAAGATGCTCTAATGGTCTAAGAGGCATTATAGCactgccccaagaaggcaacatccatcatcaaagatccccaccatccgggctgtgccatcttctcgcagctcctatcgggcaggaggtacagaagcctgaagtcccaccaccaccagttcaggaacagctacttcccttcaaccattctgttcttgaaccaaccggcacaacccgaatcactacctcaggaaagcaacaccataaccactttgctctacaatggacttggtcattttttttgttctaattgatgTCCTTTCTTAAAagaagttgtgtataatttatgtttaatttatcttttttcttgtgaatgctgcttatctgatgctgtgtgcctgcgatgatgctgcaggtaagttttacattgcacctgtgcacacatggacttgtgcgtgtgacaataaacttgactttgactttgatatgtgactccagacccaccagtgtggttggcTGTTAAACGTCCTGAGTAATGGGTAATAAGGGATagccaataaatactggccttgccagaggTATGCAGATCCCAAAATATGAATGAataaaggacacaggtttaaggtgctggtgagtaggtataggggagatgtcaggggcaagttttttactcagagagtggtgagtgtgtggaatgggctgccagcaacggtggtggaggctgatacgatagggtcttttgagagacttttggacaggtacacggagcttagaaaaatagagggctatgggtaagcctagtaatttctaaggtagggacatgttcggcacagctttgtgacacagcccgaaggtcctgaattgtgctgtagcttttctgtgttctatgttctaaagaaaaaCCCAATGAGAAGAGTGGGGGACGCCATAAGGGTTATCAGTCTATGGAGGCTGAATGTCCTGTTCCCTGTTCGTGGTCAGAGGGCAGAGAGGAAGACGGCAGCGGGGTTGGAGATAAGGAATGAGATCTCACTCACCAGCTCCTCAGGTGAGGAGAAATAAAGGCTCAGAGACAACAGACGTATTTTAACGGAAGTTTATTATTATAAAACGGTCCATattcagagtttaaaaaaaattaaaacaaaaatatacaagAGCTTGATATAAAACGCAGACGAAGAAACTGTCTGACTGACCAGCTTATCATGGTCCACTGGGACAAAATCGTTAGAAACAAGGCattataaaaactgaaaacagCCCTAAAGGGCctgcagagaaagtgagagaacagGCCCATAACCAACAGAACTCCCCCGcttgagggggaagggggaaacatTTCACCAGGTGCACAGTTCCTGGGGCAGCTGCTGTAAGATAAAGCAGTGACTGGCTGCTCCAGGAGGTATCCTTGTGTCATCTGCTTCCCCCACCAAGTAGCACCAGTCGGTGTCTCCGTCACAGcgtttaaaggaacattcaccaatcGGTATTCACATTTTCCCAGGAACAAACACTCCGTCTCTCTCAAATCATCACATTTTGGAGACAGGAGCCAGAATGCAGTGATCCAAGAAGGGGACAGGTTTCACATTTCATCAGGACCATCACCCTGTCCCACAGTTGGTGGGTCCAAGTCTGGGACCCTTTCCGGAGGGGTTGAGGgtggcaggggaggaggaggggttagCCTCCACTGGTCCCTGTCACTGACCACAGGTACCCGCAGTGTAAAGTCAAGTGGCAATTAGTAAACTGTGAAGGATGGGAGATACTACAAGGACAGTCCGGGTTAGGTAGAGCAAAGCTCCCTCCGCACTATCCCTTCACATTCTGTCAGGGAAGGCACAGCATGGGttagggtgaagctccctctacaccattccatcacactctcccagggtcagacacagagtgaagctccctctacactgtcccatcacacactcccagggtcagacacagagtgaagctccctctacactggtgaCACTTGGCTGTGTACCTACCACGTCAGTGTGGTGTTCTATCCCATTTCCCATCCTAAACATCTGTTGGACCCACTGGTACGGTTTCTAATTCTGTGCCAGTTGAGAGCGGGGTGAGCGTTGGGTGTGTGTGCTCTGGACCAACCTCACAGGGACCCCGGGTGACTTTCTGTCCCAGGTCAggccagagggagggagggttctTTGAGAGTTGGGGGATATCGGAGAGGAGGTCACATTTGCATTCTCAATTACATTGGCAACTTTGGTAGAAGCATGGGTTAACGGAAGGAAGGATCCGGAAGGTTCCTTGGCCGTGGTCTATCCTCAGTTCTTCTGGTTCCTGCAGGCGGAAAAGGTGGAATCTGTCAATGGAGTTGTTGAGCTCTCTCCACGCTAAAAGGGGCTGAGAGACGGAGACCACCACCAACCTGATCACATCACCGGCAACCGCAAGGAGCGGGGTGGTGGGcgaaggaggtgaggggagggtgagttAGGGGTTAGATGGAGGCGATGAGGGCAACACAGgttgggggtgtggtggaggggtTGGCGTCTTGAGATGAGGGGGAGTAGGGGAGCAGGGCGGGTCTGTTGCAGTGGAGGTGAGCGGGGAGGGGTAAACAGTCCAAGGGgttggaagaagaggaggaggaggtttgggggtgtggggacggagagaggagaggagagaggggaacaaGCTGTAGGGgttggagaggagggaggggctgaagggagtggtgaggggaatgttgggagggaggagagtgtgaagggggtgagagagggggtgtaagagagggtggggagtaagaggttgcaggtttaaggtgagaggaaggttttataggggatctgaggggtaagatttttacacagagagcaattGATAATgagggatgagctgccagaagaggtagtggaatcaagtacaattttagagtcatttagatagacacttaaatagagaAGACGTGgaaggatgtggtcctaatgcaggtgaatgggattagtatagatgggcaaagggtcggtatggatatgatgggctgaagggctctgtGACTGAGGTGTAGATGTGGAGGAttgggagaggtgaggggagtgggtagGGGGGGAGGGCTAGgaacagggagggagagggtggcgGGAGAGGGTCACAGGTTGGAGGGAGCAGACTGGGgaaaggatggaggggagggagggggtggggagggtgaggacaGGCGAGAGGATGTGgaggcgagaggggagagggggcgaTGGAGCTGAGCAGCCGGCCATCCGCTGAAGGTGAATGCAGACTTACTTGCGCTTTGGTTTCCTCGTACCCTTTCTCTTGTTTTTCTTGTTGATTGCCTTCCTCAGTTTAATCACCCACATTTCCTCGGGAGGGGCACAGAGGACTCTCTTCCCCTTGGTCAGGAACCTGTGGCAaaggtgatgggtcaaaggttgGTCACTTGTTCCAAGGTCCGGGTTAAGACATTGCAAGCAACCTTCCCGGAGGTCCCAACTGATTTCCTCACCCGTCCCCTTCCCTGCCCATTGCCCAAGTCTCGGGCAAGCCCTCTCAACCCTGACTTCCCGCCCCCTTCCCTCCTTTGGGAGACATGGTGCAGGTGTGATGGGAAACAAGGAGTCAGTACTCACAGGACAGCAGGGATGTTGCACCCTTTCCCGGGTTCCTGCACCTTGTAGGACTTCACAATGCGCATTGGAATTTCCTTTGGGCTTGTCTCAAGGCAACAGTCCATCAAGCTCTTGCCATCATCACCAGCTGGAAGAGGAATAAACTCTGAGTTAGTGATCATAGAGTAATAGACtcttaaagtcatacagcacggaaacaggcccttcggcccatctggtccatgccgaccaagatgtccatctaagttagtctgcatttgacctatatccctctaaaactttcctatccatgtacctgtccaaatatctctaaatgttgttaatgcaccacttcctctggcagctcgttctatttaCAGACCACCCCCTGCGTGAAGGAACTGCTCCTTGAGTCGCTATCCCCACTACAATCTCTGGAGCCTCCAGCTTAATCCCAGCACAGTGCCAAACCCATCCTAGCCCTGTCTACGCTGAGGGGTTGCTGCAGATGGCAGAATTGCAGATTAATGGTGTTTAGAGATTGAAATCCCTGCAGCCCCCAGGCTGAGAAACTGGAAGAGTTTAATCGGTTATCAGAGAAAGCcaggaaacagaaagtgctggaaacactcagtaggtcagacacctgcagagagagaaaagcagttcGCCTTTCAGAGAACTGATCCACTCCAAAACACAAGAGAGCATCAGACAAGGGTAAGATCAATCTCtaaggagagagtgcagaacacTCCAACTCAGAGGTGGCTGTTAGAGGAGGTTGAGTGTGCTTGTTCTTTGAAAGCTTCTCTAACCCGTCGCACTCTCCAAACCTccctgctcatccctccccttcaGGTACTTGTTAAACTCCCTGCTACCCCTGCTCTTTCAGGCAGCACCATAACCACCTGctacttgaacggacctcttgtacattataGACCAccaaatctacctcgtcgtggcccttgcaccttattgtctgcctgcactgcactctctctgtaaccttgACACTGCATTCTgccattgcttttcccttgtactacctcaaagtacttatgttttgaaatgttctgtatggatgtcctgcaaaacaaagttcttcactgtacctcagtacatgtgacaataataaaccaattccaattccagttccaaagcaacaaaccatctgctggaagaactcagcaggctgagcagcatttgtgtgtgGGGAAAGCAACTGTTGACATTCTGGgtcgccaacaattcctttccccccacagatgctgctcgacccgctgagctcctccagcagacggtttgttgctccagattccagcatctgcagtctctggtttcTCCGGTTCCAAAGTAACCTCCCCATCTTCCTTGCTAGTCTCAGATAAATTCCACCTTCCTGGCCATTAGATACACCCTGACGGGCATCAGAGAGGGCAACTGACCTTGAGAAACGCTCCACAGAGCAGCAGCGATGGCAAAGAGAAGTAGGATGGCAGTAGGAACTGTGTTCATGGTGGGATGTAGATGGGAGTTCACAGGCACACTTGGAtccacgtctctctctctctcgctctctctcttgctcttgctCTCTGAGCAGAGACCTCTTCTGCTCTGTGCTGGTTCCCTGTCAGCCTCCTGTATTTATACGGTTCCATCTGCgtttaatcacttttttttacataaactCTCAAATTACTTGCCAACTTCTGATTATTTATCTTGGCATTAGTTCAAAGGGAACAAGCAGCTTTTCTGTAGTTAGTTTGCAGGACTCTTGTTCCAacaccattcccctccccctacaTTCCCAAAGCACTTTTAACACGGGTTTGTTTGTTCCGTACTTTGGAATTATTTGATTGGGAAAGATATCTTTTGGCTCAGGAGTAGTGAGAGAAGGGTTTTATTAAATGGAACTGCTCCAACTAACAAGtcactggagaaggtacagagaagattcaccaggatgttgcctgggatggagcatctcagaatcagaatcaggtctattatcactgacatatgtcgtgaaatttgttgttttgcagcagcagtacagtgcaagacataaaaattactataagttacaaaaataaataaatagtgcaaaagaggtataatgaggtggtgttcatgggttcatggaccgttcagaaatctgatggcggaggggaataagctgttcctgaatcattgagtgtgggtcttcaggctcctgtacctcctccctgatggtagtaacgagaagagggcatgtcccaggtggtgagggtcctcagtgatggatgtcgcctcttgaggcaccggctcttgaagatgtactcaatggtggggagggttgtgcccgtgatggagctggctgagtctacaaccttctgcagcctcttgtgatcctgtgcattggagcctccgtaccaggcagtgatgcaaccagtcagaatgatcctCACCAttcacctgtagaaatttgcaaaagtctttggtgacgtaccgaatctcctgaTGACTCCTAATAactcctaccaccaggctcaaggacagcttctatcccgctgttataagactattgaatggctccctagtataataaaatggactcttgacctcacaatctccctcgttatgactttgtaccttattgtctgcctgcactgcactttctttgtaactgtaacactttattctgcattctgttattgttttcccttgtactgcctcaatgcactgtatgatGAACTGatatggtatgcaagacaagcttttcactgtacctcagtccaagtgagaacaataaacaaattccaattcctttTAGTCACTGTGAGTATTTTAgtcagaaatcaatagattcttAGATAAGAAAGGAATCAAGAGTTGCCAAATTAATGCAGGACAGTGGTGATGTGGTTAAGGATTTTAtcctggagaggatgtttccattagtgggagagtctaagatccgagggcacagcctcagaataaagggacatccctttagaatggagaagaggaggaatttcttcagccagagggtggtgaatctgcggaatttgctgccgcagacggctgtggaggtcaagtcattgggtgtatttaaggcagagattgacaggttcttgattggcaagggggttaaaggttacggggaggaagcgagagaatgggattgagataaaaaacatcagccatgtttaaatggcagagcagactcgatgggctgaa encodes:
- the LOC127572600 gene encoding C-C motif chemokine 21-like; translated protein: MNTVPTAILLLFAIAAALWSVSQAGDDGKSLMDCCLETSPKEIPMRIVKSYKVQEPGKGCNIPAVLFLTKGKRVLCAPPEEMWVIKLRKAINKKNKRKGTRKPKRKNQKN